The Nocardia arthritidis genome has a window encoding:
- a CDS encoding TOBE domain-containing protein: MATLRIRDAAELLGVSDDSVRRWIDAGALTATKDSSGRLVIDGKELAALAVEQARTPRARLGSASSARNRFPGLVTRVVTDTVMAQVEMQCGPFTVVSLMSADAVRELGLEPGSVAMASVKATTVVVETAAE; the protein is encoded by the coding sequence GTGGCCACCCTGCGAATACGTGACGCCGCCGAACTGCTCGGCGTCAGCGACGACAGCGTGCGCCGTTGGATCGATGCCGGCGCGCTCACCGCGACGAAGGATTCCTCCGGCCGGTTGGTGATCGATGGCAAAGAACTCGCGGCCCTCGCCGTCGAGCAGGCACGGACGCCGCGGGCTCGGCTCGGCAGCGCCAGCTCGGCGCGTAATCGGTTTCCCGGCTTGGTCACCCGCGTGGTGACCGACACGGTAATGGCTCAGGTGGAGATGCAATGCGGACCGTTCACAGTGGTGTCGTTGATGAGCGCCGATGCGGTGCGCGAACTGGGGCTGGAACCCGGAAGTGTGGCGATGGCCAGCGTGAAGGCGACCACCGTCGTGGTCGAAACGGCCGCCGAATGA
- a CDS encoding NUDIX hydrolase, which translates to MSPADRANSRRRQPRRRGSAASAAKPRMRTVRETSAGDLVVDGLDGPPENRSAALIGRTDRRGRLLWSLPKGHIEEGETAEQTAIREVAEETGINGVVVAELGSIDYWFVTDGRRVHKTVHHYLLRSVGGELSDADVEVTQVAWVPLSELDSRLAYADERRLAEVANRLIDRMETGKR; encoded by the coding sequence GTGTCTCCGGCCGATCGTGCGAACAGTAGACGCCGCCAGCCCCGGCGCCGCGGTTCGGCCGCCAGCGCGGCGAAACCGCGCATGCGCACGGTCCGGGAAACGTCGGCGGGCGACCTCGTCGTCGACGGATTGGACGGCCCTCCCGAAAATCGCAGTGCCGCACTGATCGGTCGCACCGATCGGCGCGGCAGGCTGCTGTGGTCCCTGCCCAAGGGACATATAGAAGAAGGTGAAACCGCCGAGCAGACCGCGATTCGCGAGGTGGCCGAGGAGACCGGAATCAACGGGGTTGTTGTCGCGGAATTGGGCAGCATCGATTATTGGTTCGTCACCGACGGCCGTCGGGTACACAAGACCGTGCACCATTATTTGCTGCGTTCGGTCGGCGGCGAGCTGTCCGACGCCGATGTCGAGGTCACCCAGGTCGCGTGGGTTCCGTTGAGCGAGTTGGATTCCCGGTTGGCCTACGCGGACGAACGCAGGCTGGCCGAGGTGGCGAACCGACTGATCGACCGGATGGAGACCGGCAAGCGATGA
- the modA gene encoding molybdate ABC transporter substrate-binding protein, with product MNRVVAASVAGALAAVVVTGCGSDDSGKSGSDTVTVYAAASLKQVFTDLAKQFEADHPGAKVQFSFAGSSDLAAQINQGAPADVFAAADPVTMDTAVKGGRITEATQNFATNVLTIVTAPGNPKHVAGLRDLTQPGLQLVVCAAPVPCGRATKKVTDAAGVALKPVSEEQSVTDVLTKVTSGQADAGVVYVTDATSAGAKVATVSMPESAAAVNTYPIAVLKDSKQEKLAHEFEGLVTGPKGRAALQGAGFGAP from the coding sequence ATGAACCGGGTGGTCGCCGCATCGGTCGCGGGCGCGCTCGCCGCGGTGGTGGTAACCGGTTGCGGCAGTGATGATTCCGGTAAGTCCGGCTCGGATACCGTTACGGTGTATGCGGCCGCGTCGTTGAAGCAGGTGTTCACCGATCTGGCCAAACAATTCGAGGCCGATCATCCCGGCGCCAAGGTGCAGTTCTCCTTCGCCGGTTCATCCGACCTCGCGGCGCAGATCAATCAGGGCGCGCCCGCCGACGTTTTCGCCGCCGCCGACCCGGTGACCATGGATACTGCGGTCAAGGGCGGCCGGATCACCGAGGCCACCCAGAACTTCGCCACCAATGTGCTCACCATCGTCACCGCGCCCGGCAATCCGAAACACGTTGCCGGACTGCGTGATCTGACCCAACCCGGGTTGCAGCTGGTGGTGTGCGCCGCGCCGGTGCCGTGCGGGCGGGCCACCAAGAAGGTCACCGATGCGGCGGGTGTCGCGCTGAAACCGGTGAGCGAGGAGCAGTCGGTGACGGATGTGCTCACCAAGGTGACCTCCGGCCAGGCCGATGCCGGCGTGGTGTACGTGACCGACGCGACCTCGGCGGGTGCGAAGGTGGCCACCGTTTCGATGCCGGAGTCCGCGGCCGCGGTCAACACCTATCCCATTGCGGTGCTGAAGGATTCGAAGCAGGAGAAGTTGGCACACGAATTCGAGGGCCTGGTCACCGGGCCGAAGGGGCGGGCGGCGCTGCAGGGAGCCGGATTCGGGGCGCCGTAA
- a CDS encoding DUF6049 family protein — MTRGPRPERRARPNQRNVTTKVGGVVLLRLVTALLAVLGSVTLAGPAGAQPSSTTNAPTAPEFLKLTLDSVSPTAVTANSDPLLTVSGTVTNIGNRVVKDIIIRLQRGAAISTPANLRATLRYDQVNFDIPAPWEDISNELSPGQRQQFTLSVPLRGKPNQSLEITKPGVYPLLLNVNGQPDFGLPARLDDARFLLPVLGLPPTPDSSDPGPVLPPTDAPIATTMIWPLADRPRMVGGQLGTVDRHVELTDDELAASFGKGGRLDQLLGALESVVGSNTGRDRPAVANAICIAIDPDLVRTAQAMIKGYRVLASPSDPGGPTRPGTGADAAQAWLDRLRALAESMCTIALPFAQVDPSALAAVNDPDLSAEALNAPADIVDEALGVRSLRGVSLPDSGSIDTGAGMLLRGRGFGTTVLADSAVTAVGDPSTKDTSASAGSGHGSGTASPAASQSVVETGTPDMVRLPDITGPAAHPDTPATPPADPALRAATFDIWSATALAAIGSNPPTPSFTPAKVRYDVAADSRAARLQDALGAVSWAALNPQPNHPRTLLLMPPQQWGANRDEAITLLRHLDLMIHGNLATARPFTELLATPPDPQPYELDYLHRAQQDAVPGGFVLPVRDQAARITDLQRALLDVPEAKPTPHDYLTPLRDDLIRALTLSDRRTGDTAQPDTFAQRRIAQTTRALDDLYGGVTVLPPGGVYTLATEQSPLLLVVRNKLPVTVRVKFKITAPPETKITDLPEQQLPPNSTRSFQIPTEVTYSTSLRIPISLTTPDGIALGAPTEVSVRSNAYGQAFAIITACAGILLFLLVGRRLWRRFRGQPDPADEGVDPSTQRRVYRYWRARNRVLQQEQEHQEV, encoded by the coding sequence ATGACGCGTGGACCGCGCCCCGAGCGCCGGGCTCGGCCGAACCAGCGAAACGTAACCACGAAGGTCGGGGGTGTCGTGCTGTTGCGGCTCGTCACGGCGCTGCTGGCCGTCCTCGGCTCGGTGACGCTGGCCGGGCCCGCCGGTGCACAGCCGAGCAGCACCACCAACGCCCCGACGGCGCCGGAATTCCTGAAGCTGACCCTGGATTCGGTGAGCCCGACCGCGGTGACCGCGAACAGCGATCCGCTGCTTACGGTTTCGGGCACCGTCACCAATATCGGCAACCGGGTGGTGAAGGACATCATCATCCGGTTGCAGCGCGGCGCGGCCATCAGCACCCCGGCCAACCTGCGCGCGACGCTGCGCTACGACCAGGTGAACTTCGACATCCCGGCTCCGTGGGAGGACATCTCGAACGAATTGAGTCCCGGGCAGCGCCAGCAATTCACGCTGAGCGTCCCGCTGCGGGGCAAGCCCAACCAATCGCTCGAGATCACCAAACCCGGCGTCTATCCGCTGCTGCTGAACGTCAACGGGCAGCCCGATTTCGGCCTGCCCGCCCGGCTCGACGACGCTCGCTTCCTGCTGCCCGTGCTCGGCCTGCCGCCGACGCCGGACAGCTCCGACCCAGGTCCGGTATTGCCGCCCACCGACGCCCCGATCGCCACCACCATGATCTGGCCGCTGGCCGACCGGCCGCGCATGGTCGGCGGCCAGCTCGGGACCGTGGACCGGCATGTCGAACTGACCGATGACGAGCTGGCCGCCTCATTCGGCAAGGGCGGCCGCCTCGATCAACTGCTCGGCGCACTCGAATCCGTTGTCGGCAGCAACACCGGCCGGGACCGGCCCGCCGTCGCCAACGCCATCTGCATCGCCATCGATCCCGATCTGGTGCGCACCGCACAGGCCATGATCAAGGGCTATCGGGTGCTGGCGAGCCCATCCGATCCCGGCGGCCCGACCCGGCCCGGCACCGGCGCCGACGCGGCACAGGCCTGGCTCGATCGCCTGCGTGCGCTCGCCGAATCGATGTGCACCATCGCGCTGCCGTTCGCCCAGGTCGATCCGAGTGCGCTGGCCGCGGTGAACGATCCGGACCTGTCCGCCGAAGCGCTCAACGCGCCCGCCGACATCGTGGACGAGGCACTTGGCGTCCGGTCGCTGCGCGGCGTCAGCCTGCCCGATTCCGGCAGCATCGACACCGGCGCCGGAATGCTGTTGCGCGGCCGCGGTTTCGGCACAACGGTGCTCGCGGACTCGGCGGTCACCGCGGTCGGCGACCCGAGCACGAAGGACACGTCGGCGAGCGCCGGATCCGGTCACGGCTCGGGCACCGCAAGCCCGGCCGCGAGTCAGTCGGTGGTCGAAACCGGTACGCCGGATATGGTCCGGCTGCCCGATATCACCGGCCCGGCCGCCCACCCCGACACTCCGGCGACCCCGCCCGCCGATCCGGCGCTGCGCGCGGCCACCTTCGATATCTGGTCGGCCACGGCACTCGCCGCGATCGGGTCCAACCCGCCGACCCCGTCGTTCACCCCGGCCAAGGTCCGCTACGACGTGGCCGCCGACTCCAGAGCCGCCCGACTGCAGGACGCGCTCGGCGCGGTCTCCTGGGCCGCGCTCAACCCGCAACCGAATCACCCGCGCACGCTGCTGCTCATGCCGCCGCAGCAGTGGGGCGCGAACCGGGACGAGGCCATCACGCTGCTGCGCCACCTCGACCTGATGATCCACGGCAATTTGGCCACCGCGCGCCCGTTCACCGAACTGCTCGCGACACCGCCGGACCCGCAACCGTACGAACTGGATTATCTGCATCGGGCGCAGCAGGACGCGGTACCCGGTGGCTTCGTACTGCCGGTGCGGGACCAGGCCGCCCGGATCACCGATCTGCAGCGCGCGCTGCTCGACGTCCCGGAGGCCAAACCGACACCGCACGACTACCTCACCCCGCTGCGCGACGACCTGATCCGCGCGCTGACCCTGTCCGACCGGCGCACCGGCGACACCGCCCAGCCGGATACCTTCGCCCAGCGCCGGATCGCGCAGACCACGCGCGCGCTCGACGACCTCTACGGCGGCGTCACCGTGCTTCCGCCCGGCGGCGTCTACACCCTCGCCACCGAGCAGAGCCCATTGCTGCTGGTCGTGCGGAATAAGCTGCCGGTGACCGTCCGGGTGAAGTTCAAGATCACCGCGCCACCCGAGACGAAGATCACGGATCTCCCCGAGCAGCAACTGCCACCGAACAGCACCCGTTCGTTCCAAATCCCGACCGAGGTCACCTATAGCACTAGCCTGCGCATTCCGATCTCCCTTACCACGCCGGACGGTATTGCGCTAGGTGCGCCGACGGAAGTATCGGTGCGTTCGAATGCTTATGGTCAAGCGTTCGCGATAATTACCGCATGTGCCGGAATACTGCTGTTCCTGTTGGTCGGCCGTCGCCTGTGGCGTCGGTTCCGCGGGCAACCCGACCCGGCGGACGAGGGTGTCGACCCCAGCACCCAGCGCCGGGTCTATAGGTACTGGCGTGCGCGGAACCGAGTGCTGCAGCAGGAACAGGAACACCAGGAGGTCTGA
- a CDS encoding LamB/YcsF family protein has product MPLDLNSDLGEGFGSWTMGDDAAMLDIVTSANIACGFHAGDPSIMRRTCALAVERGVRIGAHVGHRDLAGFGRRAIAIEPAELRDEVLYQIGSLEVFARAAGDRVRYVKPHGALYHSAAGDPRLAAALVGAMVDFDSELALLGPADTHMAKAAEEAGIRFVGEGFADRAYTAEGLLASRKLPGAVLHTKEAVAQAVSIAMSGTARIVDGSGEVTVAAASLCVHGDTPAAVEMARLIRSSLTEAGIPVEAFV; this is encoded by the coding sequence ATGCCGCTCGATCTCAATAGCGATCTCGGTGAGGGTTTCGGGTCGTGGACCATGGGCGATGACGCCGCCATGCTCGATATCGTCACCAGCGCCAATATCGCGTGTGGTTTCCACGCGGGCGATCCGTCGATCATGCGCCGCACGTGTGCGCTCGCCGTGGAGCGCGGCGTCCGGATCGGCGCCCATGTCGGTCATCGCGACCTGGCCGGTTTCGGCAGACGCGCGATCGCCATCGAACCGGCCGAGCTGCGTGACGAGGTGTTGTACCAGATCGGCAGCCTGGAGGTTTTCGCGCGTGCCGCGGGCGATCGGGTGCGATACGTGAAACCGCATGGCGCGCTCTATCATTCGGCAGCGGGCGATCCCAGGCTCGCGGCCGCGCTGGTGGGCGCGATGGTCGATTTCGACAGCGAGCTGGCCCTGCTCGGGCCGGCGGATACGCATATGGCGAAGGCCGCCGAGGAGGCCGGGATCCGGTTCGTCGGCGAGGGTTTCGCCGATCGGGCCTATACCGCCGAGGGTCTGTTGGCCTCGCGCAAGCTGCCCGGCGCGGTGCTGCACACGAAGGAGGCGGTGGCGCAGGCGGTTTCGATCGCGATGTCGGGTACCGCGCGGATCGTCGACGGTTCGGGTGAGGTGACGGTCGCCGCGGCGAGCCTGTGTGTGCACGGCGATACTCCGGCTGCGGTGGAGATGGCGAGGCTGATCCGCAGCAGTCTCACCGAGGCAGGGATTCCGGTCGAAGCCTTCGTGTGA
- a CDS encoding CCA tRNA nucleotidyltransferase translates to MVSPKSEDAVLDRRTRLLAAAAVTLERLSDVLKPLGALFGAHGHDLYLVGGSVRDAVLGRLGTDLDFTTDARPEVVQELMRGWADHLWDTGGLAFGTVSASKSGQQLEITTFRSDAYDRVSRNPQVTFGDTLEGDLIRRDFTVNAMAVKIGADGELEFVDPLGGMDALLAGMLDTPAAPHDSFNDDPLRMLRAARFVAQLGFELAPRVRAAITEMAGEIERITAERIRAELDKLIAAAHPIDGINIMCETGLAQLVLPEVPAMKLEIDEHHQHKDVYWHSLTVLEQAIDQEEGDPDLVLRWAALLHDIGKPDTKRNEPGGGVSFHHHEVVGAKMVRKRMRALKYPKQFTEDVARLVFLHLRFHGYGKGQWTDSAVRRYVTDAGELLPRLHKLVRADCTTRNKRRAAALRATYDELEARIARLQEQEDLDRVRPDLDGNSIMELLGLRPGPEVGKAWRYLKELRLDRGPMTREEAEAALREWWKTQG, encoded by the coding sequence GTGGTTTCGCCCAAGTCCGAGGATGCAGTGCTGGATCGACGTACCCGGCTGCTCGCCGCGGCGGCGGTCACGCTGGAACGGTTGTCCGATGTATTGAAGCCCCTCGGTGCGCTGTTCGGCGCGCACGGGCACGACCTGTATCTGGTCGGCGGCAGCGTGCGCGACGCGGTGCTCGGCCGGCTGGGCACCGATCTCGATTTCACCACCGACGCCAGGCCCGAGGTGGTGCAGGAGCTGATGCGCGGCTGGGCCGATCACCTGTGGGATACCGGCGGGCTCGCCTTCGGCACGGTGAGCGCGAGCAAATCCGGCCAGCAGTTGGAGATCACCACCTTCCGCAGCGACGCCTACGACCGGGTTTCGCGCAATCCGCAGGTCACCTTCGGTGACACGCTGGAGGGCGATCTGATCCGCCGCGATTTCACGGTGAACGCGATGGCCGTGAAGATCGGCGCGGACGGTGAGCTGGAATTCGTCGACCCGCTGGGCGGAATGGACGCATTGCTCGCGGGAATGCTGGATACTCCTGCGGCGCCGCACGATTCGTTCAACGACGATCCGCTGCGGATGTTGCGCGCTGCCCGGTTCGTCGCCCAGCTGGGATTCGAGCTGGCCCCTCGGGTGCGGGCGGCGATCACCGAGATGGCCGGTGAGATCGAGCGGATCACCGCCGAACGGATCCGCGCCGAACTGGACAAACTGATCGCCGCCGCGCATCCGATCGATGGCATCAACATCATGTGCGAGACCGGTTTGGCACAGCTGGTGCTGCCCGAGGTACCCGCGATGAAGCTGGAGATCGACGAGCACCACCAGCACAAGGATGTCTACTGGCATTCGCTGACGGTGCTGGAGCAGGCGATCGATCAGGAGGAGGGCGACCCGGACCTGGTGCTGCGCTGGGCCGCGCTGCTGCACGACATCGGCAAACCGGATACCAAGCGCAACGAGCCGGGCGGCGGTGTCAGCTTCCACCATCACGAGGTGGTCGGCGCGAAGATGGTGCGCAAGCGGATGCGGGCGCTGAAGTATCCGAAGCAGTTCACCGAGGACGTGGCCCGGCTGGTGTTCCTGCACCTGCGGTTCCACGGCTACGGCAAGGGACAGTGGACCGATTCCGCGGTGCGCCGCTACGTCACCGATGCGGGTGAGCTGCTGCCCCGGCTGCACAAGCTGGTCCGCGCCGACTGCACCACCCGCAATAAGCGCCGAGCCGCCGCGTTGCGCGCCACCTACGACGAGTTGGAGGCGCGGATCGCCCGGCTGCAGGAGCAGGAGGATCTGGATCGGGTGCGGCCGGACCTGGACGGCAATTCGATCATGGAACTGCTCGGGTTGCGGCCGGGGCCCGAGGTCGGCAAGGCCTGGCGCTACCTCAAGGAGCTGCGGCTCGATCGCGGTCCGATGACCCGCGAGGAGGCCGAGGCCGCGCTGCGGGAATGGTGGAAAACCCAAGGCTGA
- a CDS encoding TOBE domain-containing protein, which produces MPNDLRSTAAAREHNESPADTRVDPRAQRGSALDGFGSLAAQGGIGSSVDTAAGAGVRPGHGFGSTAVAGRGTIGHSRATRSAVLVTHDIIDALTLADRLVVIESGRVVESGPVTRVLTRPRSGFAARVAGVNLLVGTAASSSGVGNDEVGAVVADDVEVLGRIDGALTRGGRAAAVFAPSAVAVHREQPEGSPRNTFRIRIAELTDRGGIIRVRGADNPDGSPGLAADLTPAAVAELDLAPGLPVFFAVKATEVHVYPC; this is translated from the coding sequence GTGCCGAATGATCTCAGGTCGACGGCTGCGGCGCGTGAGCACAACGAATCACCGGCCGACACCCGTGTCGATCCGCGAGCGCAGCGTGGCTCGGCGCTGGATGGTTTCGGGTCGCTGGCGGCGCAGGGTGGCATCGGGTCATCGGTCGACACCGCCGCCGGTGCGGGTGTGCGGCCAGGGCACGGATTCGGGTCGACGGCTGTGGCGGGCCGCGGAACAATCGGCCATTCGCGGGCGACCCGCAGCGCGGTGCTGGTGACCCATGACATCATCGATGCGCTCACGCTGGCCGATCGTCTGGTGGTGATCGAGTCGGGCCGCGTGGTCGAATCAGGTCCAGTCACAAGGGTTTTGACGCGGCCCCGCAGTGGGTTCGCGGCGCGGGTCGCGGGGGTGAACCTGTTGGTCGGCACGGCCGCGAGCAGTTCGGGGGTCGGAAATGACGAGGTCGGCGCGGTAGTGGCCGACGATGTAGAAGTGCTGGGACGCATTGACGGCGCGCTGACCCGGGGCGGCCGGGCGGCCGCGGTGTTCGCGCCTTCGGCGGTGGCGGTGCATCGTGAACAGCCGGAAGGCAGCCCGCGCAATACCTTCCGGATCCGGATCGCCGAACTCACCGATCGCGGCGGAATCATCAGGGTGCGCGGCGCGGACAACCCCGACGGCTCCCCCGGCCTGGCCGCCGACCTGACGCCCGCCGCCGTCGCGGAATTGGATCTCGCGCCGGGTCTGCCGGTCTTTTTCGCGGTGAAGGCGACCGAAGTGCACGTCTACCCGTGTTGA